In Candidatus Hinthialibacter antarcticus, a single window of DNA contains:
- a CDS encoding glycosyltransferase family 4 protein: MKILILQRFDLSSVSCARRVICQAQELARRGHEVILADFVHTQRQSELPSVAKGQLKDVEIIQIPRRIIDLPSNITKLKSISPKPDIVHLWKSYPDASIPAIQLARHWGVPLHYDYDDWETGIATELARSSWAGYIANRWDRLLPSLADTVTTASKHLYDHALQWGADPNRIWDAPVGADLEQFCPRETDDEIVQQFSLSFPTLVYHGQLEVASYAEQAVEALSHLVGDFPNAVLLILGGGRKLDSIKQHARDLSVEEKIIFTDYIPGDEVPRYLSCADLALAPFESNDVTKAKSPLKIAEYLAMGIPVVASDIGEAPVMIGEAGRCVPCGDAKAMAQQARVILQDEPMRTAMQSAARERAVSIYNWKSHTDQLEKAYQTALT; encoded by the coding sequence ATGAAAATATTAATTCTTCAACGCTTTGATTTATCTTCGGTTTCTTGCGCCCGACGCGTGATTTGTCAGGCGCAAGAGTTAGCCCGGCGCGGACACGAAGTCATATTGGCTGATTTTGTCCACACCCAGCGGCAAAGCGAGCTGCCCAGCGTTGCGAAGGGCCAACTCAAAGATGTTGAAATCATTCAAATCCCCCGGCGTATCATTGACCTACCGTCCAATATTACTAAATTAAAGTCGATTTCGCCGAAACCAGACATCGTCCACCTGTGGAAATCCTACCCGGACGCTTCGATTCCCGCCATTCAACTCGCCCGCCATTGGGGCGTCCCGCTGCATTATGACTATGACGATTGGGAGACGGGCATCGCGACCGAACTGGCGCGTTCATCCTGGGCGGGATACATCGCCAATCGTTGGGACAGGCTGCTGCCTTCGCTTGCGGACACCGTCACCACAGCGAGCAAGCACCTCTACGACCACGCGCTGCAATGGGGCGCTGACCCAAACCGGATATGGGACGCGCCTGTAGGCGCTGATCTCGAGCAGTTTTGTCCGCGCGAAACAGACGACGAAATCGTTCAGCAGTTCAGCCTTTCGTTTCCAACTCTGGTTTATCACGGCCAACTCGAGGTCGCGAGTTACGCAGAACAAGCCGTAGAAGCGTTATCGCATCTTGTTGGCGACTTTCCAAATGCAGTATTACTAATTTTGGGCGGAGGCCGCAAGTTAGACTCCATCAAACAACATGCAAGGGACTTGAGCGTGGAAGAAAAAATCATATTTACGGATTACATTCCAGGAGACGAGGTGCCGCGATATCTGTCTTGCGCCGACCTCGCCTTAGCCCCGTTCGAGTCGAATGACGTGACCAAAGCCAAGTCTCCGTTGAAAATCGCCGAATATTTGGCGATGGGCATCCCGGTTGTCGCGTCGGATATCGGCGAAGCGCCGGTGATGATCGGCGAGGCGGGGCGTTGCGTCCCCTGCGGCGACGCAAAAGCGATGGCGCAACAAGCCCGCGTCATTCTGCAAGACGAACCGATGCGAACCGCCATGCAAAGCGCTGCCCGGGAACGGGCGGTATCAATATATAATTGGAAATCCCATACGGACCAGTTAGAAAAAGCCTACCAAACCGCCCTCACCTGA
- a CDS encoding dockerin type I domain-containing protein produces MRLTRYFSLFAILLAACVQFTFAAGVITLTPQSNQGSADAPVAFDVFLQSEDALSAYLLEFQFDGVSVGSAQFAYADAWASTPAPVDPVVGDFVDGQLVVQSSLIGANAGLSFADATQIGTLTVVPGGEGTLNAAVSFGNVFSQGLLQPEGSLLTLGDPVSVDIGGDITVLGDANGNGSLDIIDALLIRQFLAQLRDSVPQPELADINGNGGIDIIDALFIQQILAGLRADPNTQPAAMIAAYVPYQTSAMASLASTQPLVNTSLIGDANGDGALTKADAELIRAYLAGANVKLVNPTYADINLNGTIDIADALYISQIVNGLRADPNDPDSIFDLGLKDDWFVRPLQVPDNTLTIVFDAGSFDVGQQAVGRVTANVGASLLAAYDLVLTYDQTLLNAVSAAGGAATDFGNPTANLTTAGQILMNGLNINGQGGEVEFALITFDVLATSSPTTPVDISITSFVDNNFNNIDVNVASGIVNLQQVVVEPTAVPETPTATPVPPTNTPVPATNTPVPPTNTPVPPTATPETGGETPTATPVPPTNTPVPPTATPESATATPVAPTATPESATATPVPPTATPESATATPVAPTATPETATATPVPPTNTPVAPTATPESATATPVPPTATPETATATPVPATPTPETATPTPVPATATPQPTPEPEATATPTVIPTPIDITIAANEGLLLLSHDGVVLSRGFESGNEVEVENIPSQPIDLELIGASTLLSINVDGVIAPAELVIAGDGEGSLLESGQIVDLEPIVTGAGVEGYLILDRLGNVRAYGTAAFQGDTEFVRTIRFGGLLIEQAISNAVDLELVVDPANPSSNLGYYILSKEGALENFGAVPELPSLDSTAFGYTVAFDLLVSGGSVNGYRVLTEFGQVIEWTEAGGFVPVAPEVLRMFDREPLPVDFAEVDGAYYILNERGFLFGPSAVVADPESLADFIDNPGFFDMEAGVLNPVTE; encoded by the coding sequence ATGCGGTTGACACGCTATTTCTCCCTATTCGCGATATTATTGGCGGCCTGCGTACAGTTTACGTTCGCAGCAGGCGTAATTACTTTAACGCCTCAGTCCAATCAAGGCAGCGCTGACGCGCCCGTTGCGTTTGACGTCTTCCTACAGTCAGAAGACGCATTGAGCGCATATCTGCTGGAATTTCAGTTTGATGGCGTAAGCGTTGGTTCTGCGCAATTTGCCTATGCTGATGCTTGGGCCTCAACTCCCGCGCCGGTTGATCCGGTTGTGGGCGATTTTGTTGATGGCCAATTGGTCGTTCAATCGTCATTGATTGGCGCCAACGCCGGCCTCAGTTTTGCTGACGCGACCCAAATCGGTACGCTGACCGTTGTCCCTGGCGGCGAAGGCACCTTGAACGCTGCCGTCTCATTCGGCAACGTCTTTTCCCAAGGCCTGCTGCAGCCGGAAGGCAGCCTGCTTACCTTGGGCGATCCCGTTTCAGTTGATATCGGCGGCGATATAACCGTTCTCGGTGACGCAAACGGTAATGGCAGCCTGGATATTATCGATGCGTTGTTAATTCGCCAATTTTTGGCGCAATTACGAGATAGCGTTCCGCAGCCTGAATTAGCCGACATCAACGGCAACGGCGGCATTGATATTATCGACGCGCTGTTCATCCAACAGATTTTGGCTGGTTTGCGTGCAGACCCAAATACTCAACCTGCCGCTATGATTGCTGCGTATGTTCCTTATCAAACATCAGCCATGGCAAGTTTGGCGTCAACCCAACCACTGGTTAATACATCTTTAATTGGCGACGCCAATGGAGATGGCGCTTTGACAAAGGCAGACGCCGAACTAATTCGCGCATACTTGGCAGGCGCGAATGTAAAACTCGTTAACCCAACGTATGCTGATATCAACTTAAATGGCACAATCGATATCGCCGACGCCCTGTATATTTCACAAATCGTGAATGGTTTACGCGCTGATCCGAACGACCCAGATTCAATCTTTGATCTTGGCTTGAAAGATGACTGGTTTGTTCGACCATTGCAGGTTCCAGACAACACTCTGACTATCGTGTTTGATGCAGGCTCGTTTGACGTTGGTCAGCAAGCGGTTGGACGCGTCACTGCAAACGTAGGCGCATCATTGCTGGCTGCCTATGACTTAGTTTTAACCTATGACCAGACGCTTTTAAACGCTGTTAGTGCGGCTGGCGGCGCTGCAACCGATTTTGGAAACCCAACAGCAAACCTAACTACCGCTGGTCAGATTCTGATGAACGGCCTAAATATCAACGGTCAGGGTGGAGAAGTTGAATTCGCCCTTATTACCTTTGACGTGTTAGCGACTTCTTCTCCTACAACCCCGGTTGATATTTCAATTACTTCATTCGTTGACAACAACTTTAACAACATTGATGTAAATGTTGCATCCGGTATAGTGAATTTGCAGCAGGTGGTAGTTGAACCGACCGCAGTGCCGGAAACGCCGACCGCGACTCCGGTTCCACCGACGAACACGCCGGTTCCAGCAACCAATACTCCAGTTCCTCCGACGAACACGCCAGTTCCTCCAACGGCGACTCCTGAGACTGGCGGCGAGACGCCGACCGCGACTCCTGTTCCGCCAACCAACACGCCAGTTCCGCCAACAGCGACGCCAGAATCAGCGACTGCGACTCCAGTAGCGCCAACCGCGACGCCGGAATCAGCAACTGCAACTCCGGTTCCGCCAACCGCGACGCCGGAATCAGCAACTGCGACTCCAGTCGCGCCGACGGCGACGCCGGAAACAGCGACAGCGACTCCTGTTCCACCGACGAACACGCCTGTTGCGCCGACTGCGACGCCGGAATCAGCGACAGCGACTCCGGTTCCGCCAACTGCGACGCCTGAAACCGCGACGGCAACTCCGGTTCCAGCAACGCCGACTCCTGAGACGGCGACCCCGACTCCAGTTCCGGCGACTGCAACCCCGCAACCGACTCCCGAGCCGGAAGCGACTGCAACCCCGACCGTAATTCCGACGCCGATTGACATCACCATCGCGGCGAACGAAGGCTTGTTGCTCTTATCGCATGACGGCGTTGTGTTGAGCCGCGGCTTTGAGTCAGGCAACGAAGTTGAAGTTGAAAATATCCCATCGCAACCGATTGACCTTGAGTTGATTGGCGCATCCACCTTGTTGTCAATTAATGTTGACGGCGTGATTGCTCCAGCTGAATTGGTGATTGCAGGCGATGGCGAAGGCTCCTTGCTCGAAAGCGGCCAGATTGTTGATCTCGAACCCATCGTCACAGGCGCTGGCGTCGAAGGTTACTTAATCTTAGATCGCCTGGGCAATGTTCGCGCTTATGGTACTGCCGCCTTCCAGGGCGATACCGAATTCGTCCGCACCATTCGCTTCGGCGGTTTGCTGATTGAACAAGCCATCAGTAATGCGGTCGATCTTGAATTGGTGGTTGATCCTGCCAATCCGTCTTCCAACCTGGGTTACTACATTCTCAGCAAAGAAGGCGCGTTGGAAAACTTCGGCGCCGTGCCGGAACTGCCTTCGCTCGATTCAACGGCGTTTGGCTATACGGTTGCCTTTGACCTGCTGGTTAGCGGCGGCTCCGTGAACGGTTACCGCGTCTTGACTGAATTCGGTCAAGTCATCGAATGGACGGAAGCGGGCGGGTTTGTCCCGGTTGCGCCTGAAGTACTGCGCATGTTTGACCGCGAGCCGTTGCCTGTTGACTTCGCTGAAGTCGACGGCGCGTATTACATCTTGAACGAGCGCGGCTTCCTGTTCGGTCCGTCTGCCGTCGTTGCAGATCCCGAATCGTTAGCTGACTTTATTGATAATCCCGGCTTCTTCGATATGGAAGCCGGCGTATTGAACCCGGTCACCGAATAG